Genomic segment of Esox lucius isolate fEsoLuc1 chromosome 15, fEsoLuc1.pri, whole genome shotgun sequence:
GCAGGTCTATGCATGGAGATATATTTGACTGTCTGGAGCAGTAGGTCCATGGCAATAAATGAGGCAGTACAATGCCACCCCAGGTCTTGAGAGAAGGCTAAAAATCACACAAGATGCCTGGTCTTTGAACACAAGagattgaaaataaatgttttgctataTGTGTGGTCATGCTGCTTGACTGAGGAACATCCTCATTAATACTGTAGGAGTAAGGCTAAGTTGGCCCTTCGACTGAGTAACATCCTCATTAATACTGTAGGAGTAGGGTGAAGTTGATCCTTCGACTGAGTAACATCCTCATTAATACTGTTGGAGTAAGGTGAAGTTGGTCCTTCGACTGAGTAACATCCTCATTAATACTGTTGGAGTAGGGTGAAGTTGGCCCTTCGACTGAGTAACATCCTCATTAATACTGTTGGAGTAGGGTGAAGTTGTCCCTTCAACTGAGTAACATCCTCATTAATACTGTTGGAGTAAGGTGAAGTTGTCCCTTCGACTGAGTAACATCCTCATTAATACTGTTGGAGTAAGGTGAAGTTGTCCCTTCGACTGAGTAACATCCTCATTAATACTGTTGGAGTAAGGTGAAGTTGTCCCTTCGACTGAGTAACATCCTCATTCATACTGTAGGAATAAGGTGAAGTTGACCCTTCGcagacagattaagcctagtctagaacCATAACATCCAGCTCAATACAATGAGTTGAATAGACCATCTTTAAgaggcaggtagacagacaggcagaaagaagGGAGAGACCAGTAATACTGACAGAAAGAAGGgcaaaaggcagacagacagacagacagaaggatgaaagacagacagaaagaaagaagagagggagggagagtgagagcatCAGACAGAAAATACAGACACAGGAGATAATCTCTAATCCAACCCAAATCAATACAGATAGTCATTATCCCAAGTTTATAACTTCCAGGATCCAGATTAGTACAGATGGTCATTATCCCAATGTTATAACTATTCCAGGATCCAAATTAAATTATCATCCTTAAAAAagttttataaatttttttgaCTAAATTGATATTTGATTCAACCAAATATAGACTAATTTAGTCATAGTGGAAGTATGATGTTGAGCTATTGGTGTTATCTGtcatattaatttatttaatatctgAATCAGGTGTATTGAACTACTTTAATTTAATTCATACGGTGCCTATTGAAAAGATTCTGAACTGAAAAATTATTTAGAGCAGAAATACAAAGTGAATCCTGTGGTCCATCAACTTAACTACGATCTATATAACTGTCACACTATAATGTATCATTCTAGAAATGTCACACAGTCGCTGGGCGACAGCTTTGGCCGTTGATTTCATACGCTCCGCGTGCAGCGCATGCGTCTGTCACCGTTGTCTGAAATCCAAAGTAATAAATGTATGCTCTGCTTAGCAGGTATAAAAGGTGGAATGTTGTTAAACATTGGTTCTAATTTATATGTAAACTAATTTCTTAGATCTGATACCTACTGTGTATTTACACaaagttatattattattatcattggTACAGTAGTGTTGCTATTATTACtgacatgttttgtgttttctgtatctgtgattattcaataaataataaGTGTCCACAAACAGTTTTCCCTGCCTAAGATATTTTTCTCTCCTGCAATCTGTAAGACACAAAGTTGAGAGGTTGGGTGACTCTGCTCCATCATGCGAGGTCCTTTAGCTGTGTTCTATGGCTTTATGGATTCATAGATTAAGTGGAAAGTGGGCAACATTTTTGTGATCAGTTGAAGACAAGATAGAGCTATTTGTCCAAAATCTGAAAGCATTATGTGTGGTGCAAACCTAACACTACTCATGCCTCAAGACAAACCATTTTGACGGTGACGtatggtggtggtagcatcatgctgtggggatgtttctcatCAGCAGGGCACCTTGTTAAAATTGAAGGGAAAATGGATGGAggaaaatacagtaaaataatgcaAAAGTACCCTTTTCAAtatgcaaagaaaaagaaaattgagaggaaattcacctttcagtatGAAAATTATTCGAAGCTCCAAGACCAAAGCATCATAGACGTGGCACAAGAACATAACGTGAAACTCCAGATTTCAATCccattgagaatatgtggattAATTCAAAAACTCTGGTCCACAAGTGTCATCCAAAAAAATCTAGAGCACATCTGCCTAAAAGAATGGGCCAAATCTGCGTGAAAGCTGGAACAAACTTAACAAAATACTTTCCTGTTACTTCAGTGAAAGGTGACTACTAAATATGTCTATGTGAGGGTTGCAACAGTgtaggtttgtattgtttattgggGTCAGGGTCAacggatcccaggattttcactctttccaTGGGGGttacattgacctgtctgtaatattggtgggggtcatgaccccctcGTCCCCCACCTAATTGTACACCCCTGGATGTTTGAATACATACTGTATGCAAGCGACAGTGGAAGGTGTCGTGGAATGTCTCATTAGAATTTCCAAGACATggcattttgttgttatggcaTCAGAGTAGCCCAATTTAATTGAATAAGATTTTTGTATATAAACTGTACACCGCTAAGTTTCACTGGCTACATGTCGAAATgattgacaattttttttgttggatgtgtgtgtaaaatTCGCACTTCCCTCGACTAGAGAAATAGGTTGGACGACACACCTCTTTCTGAATACACCAATAGATATTAGAGAGGACCgaaaggaggagacagagaatgcAGAAATGCCACAACCCAAAATTCACTTCTCCACTTCAGAGCTGAAGTTGAAGACTGACAGTGACAGTTTCGTGAACATTATGGCGGCACCTCTAACTGACCAGGAGAAACGCAAACAGATCAGTATCCGGGGAATAGTCGGCGTTGAGAACGTCGCGGAGTTGAAGAAAGGTTTTAACCGACATCTCCACTTTACATTGGTCAAAGACAGAAACGTAGCAACGCCACGAGATTATTACTTCGCCCTTGCGCACACAGTTCGAGATCACCTGGTGGGTAGATGGATCAGAACGCAACAGTTCTACTATGAAACCGACCCCAAGGTAAGTTTGTTTGATTATAAAGTTTTCTGCCTTTTCAAATATTACGCACATTTTGCTTGAATGATTCCTGGCCACCTGTTTTTGTCCTGTCCAAGTTTATTTCAGTATCAGACACCAGCCCCGTCCTTATTGGTTTTACAATCTTCTGCTCATTTTAGTCATATGTCTCATAGAGAGAACCTTCCTCATCACCTTtggcagtgtttattttttattttttaaacgtgACAAAACTGCTGTAGTTGCAGTCCAGACTTTACTCATTCTGTCGCAATGGTCCCGATAATCAAGAGTAGCATTGCTAATCAAGAATAGATTTATTTTCTACCTTCTACCTAAATTTGCGTTAATTCCTAAAATGAACACGGTGCCAGGGCATAAGTTACCACCGAGTGCCGACCTAGAATTTTCATTTGGTCTTATTCATTATGGTTTGTGACACTAAGGTCTCACAACCTTAGTCGGTTCCCGTACTCTGAGAACTTTTATATTTAGGCTACATGGGCTATTGTTGTAATAAATAGTTCTGCGCGTTCCATGGTCTACTTCCCTAGCCTAGCGGTGTATTCGATCATCTTGGGGTTCTAGGCTACAGCCCAATTCTGATATTCTGTCACTGATTGGTCGTTGGACCAATCAGATTGGTCGTTTAAAAAATGGCAGAGGATCAGATGGGCCAATTGTGCCGAAATTAGTGAGCTGCAACCCTGAACAATCACCCGCTTATGGTCTCTAGTTGCCGTTCTGATTAGAGCATTCAGTGTTTGCCACTGTGCCACTATTGTTTATATAACCCAGTGCCAACTAGCTGTAGCCAACCATGCTACAATGTGGTAGCACTGAATATTTGCCCCGTTTCACTGTTCCAGCGGGTGTACTACCTCTCCCTGGAGTTCTACATGGGCAGAACGCTTCAGAACACCATGATCAACCTGGGACTGCAGAATGCCTGCGATGAGGCCATCTACCAGGTGAGGTGGAACCCTCCAGTGCTTCAgaaagtattttcttttctttctttctttttttttagtgTGTCTTGTGTtattggaaaatatatatttttttgttgttgcttatTTCAAACAGTATCCCTACGATGTCAGAAGTGGAGTTTTTGTTTTTAGGAATGGATGCTAATTTAAAATGGCATGCCCAAATGTTTCAGAAGATTGTGCTTAAGAAATTACATAATGAGGTATGTGGGCTCATCCCATGTGCAATAACGGTGGTCAAGATAATTTTGTAATGACCACCCCATCTCTGTACTACACATGCATTGATATGTGAGGAGCCTCAGCTGGTTGAAGTTCAACCACAAACTCCAGAGAGGTTCACAAAAGCCTTGCAGCAAAGGGCATCGCCCGGGAAGATGGTTAAAAAGCAGACATTGAATATGTCTTTGTTGTGGTTTACACACAAAATATCAGCCATGCTCCCAACTCTGAGGGGAAGGAAACTGCTCAGAGATTTCACCATGAGGCCAAAGGGCTTCTCAAAACTATAACAGATCGTGTTAGCTGTGATCGTGTTAGGAGATGACACAAGATTTACAAAATATGTATCCTGTTTGCAATGGGCCACATAATACGGCCTAATAATACCTTATtggaacaagccttattaacacacacattttgatgaGCAAAGTATAGTCTAATGTGCGATTTGGCAAGCGCTGCCTCAATGCAATGTTTTTCGGGGGTAAATCCAAAACCATACTACACTTCTTTTAAGCATTGTGTTGGATGCTTGGGGTCTGCCTGTCCTTTGACAGGGACGTTTTGCCTTGTGAAATGGAGCTAAGCACAAGCAAAGATCCCAGAGGAAAAACGGGGCTGTTCTGGTTTCAAATGGACACGGGCAGCGGAAGTTGTCTTTGACAATCacctaaaacacaaaaacaaatctgcacCTGGTCTTCAACATGACACTGGGTTCATTAGTGGTCTAGTTACAGTTTTGACTTAAAGTATTCAAGTATGCCTGCTGAGACGGAACCTGGTATACAGTCTACCAGGCAATTACCTGGGACTGCAGATCTCGATCCAAGAGGACGTCATGGAGCTGAGAGGCAAGTACAGACAGGTGGTGTCGCAGACTAGTGTCTTTAGGGAGAAACTGTTTAAGAGGCGTTTTGGTATTTTTGGCCACTGGCTGTGAAAGTGGCGCTGTCGAGCATAATCGGTCTCTGAAATGGGGGACAACGTTGTGTGTGCCTCACTTTCAAACTTGTAATTATATGCCTAACTGAATTACGATAGTGACTCCACTAATAGATACagatgcacatataaacaacattgtACATTCAGATGAAAATGGGAGGTCCCAGACGCTTATTTATAGCGTGGGCTTTGCAACACTAGTCACATAGTCATACAGTGGAGGTGATGCCTGACTATAAcattatacactgaacaaaatttaTAAACgccacacttttgtttttgcccccatttatcatgagctgaactcaaagatctaagactttctctatgtacacaaaaggcctattccTCTCAAATATTGTATGTAGGTCCCCAATGACGAATtaactcaaatgtatttctgtgctgTAATATGGGACGGCCCTTTGATATGAACATTCCTAATTGACTttctgatttcttttttttttgtcctgttGCAGCTGGGTTTGGACATGGAGGATctggaagagatggaggaggatgcTGGACTGGGTAACGGAGGCTTGGGCCGGCTGGCAGGTGAGGTACACAGCGGCACCTCTGtgaaccggggggggggggggggcttgttgCGAATGTGGCGTCGCTTCCTGTTGTTTATGTCTATCAGATCAATcagatgtatttataaagtgctttacagagacacctggcctatATGTCTATCAGATCAGGACGCACTCAAATTCCTGCTCCGTTCCCATCGATCCGGCCTCGTCTGAGCTTTTCAGTTAGTCAAAGGCTCTATTCCCTGTGTGAAAACAAACTTTTAGTTGACGTTTGGTTTTCAGATTTAATAGACATCCGTTGCACGTCGAGCAGCatgtaatgttttggaatgtttaGAAATATGCTATGCAGGACAAACATCCCCCTTGGATTTTTATTGGAAAAATGCACCATTTCTGATTTTCCATTTTGCAACGATCAGTGTTTGGCTACTCAGCGTGAGCTTGATGGGAAAACCACATGAATCCAGTCTGCCAGCCAAAATGGCATGTTAACCAGCACTTGGAAGTGGATGACCCACAGACACGCTTTGTTACACCCCTTATTGTTTGTTGCAGTTGGACATGAGGAAAATATCTTAGTCTTTCAGTTGCGCTATTGTCTAAGCCACAGCCACCACGTTAGGTGGTTTTATTTGTTGTCTTGCAGGACCGTCGAACagttgaatgctgattggctgaaagcggTTGCGTGTGAGACAACGTGATGTACAGCCACTGAGTTGGAAGATGCCGCCTCAGTGTGCTTGTGCCATTATAATGTTGGTTGTAGTGAGGGGTGTTGAGGCCTTCTTGTAAAGTCAGTGTTAGTATGATTCCCTGGATGATCCCTCCTTCCTAATTACCATAGAGGTTGTAAGTCCAACCCACCAATTAAAAGGGGTGGATGCCTTAAAGTTATTTCAGGTTGAATTTTGCAAACAGAATACACAGGTTATGGACCGTTAAACTAAATTCTTCCTTGCCGATTAAGCGGCGATGTCCATTCTAGAACCCGATTCTTCCAAGTCAAGCCCTTGGACGGTTGCGCCTGATCCTAGGCTGGTCGTCATGGCAGTGACCATGGCAGTTGGCAAGATGCTCCAAGCAGACGTTTGACCTCATGACCCCGCCTCACCATCCCTCTATTGACATTGGATTATTGATTGACATGGTGGCTTTCTGCCCGCCTAGCGTGTTTCCTGGACTCCATGGCTACCCTTGGTCTGGCGGCGTACGGTTACGGCATCCGTTACGAGTATGGGATCTTCAATCAGAAGATCAAGGAAGGTTGGCAGGTAAGAAAACACAGCATCTACAGTGGTTAATCTGAGAGTAATACATGCTCCGAATACCCTTTTAAGTATTGGTTTATTGACTTTCCACAGATTCCCCTAACTTTCTCACCCGATGAGACAAACCAAAATGTAGGCGCGTTTCAAGAAGAACCACCTTAGGGACTGAATTATTTGCAGGACAAAGGCAGCATTTGCAGTGAGCAGGACGTGTTGAATGCATGCCTCACGTCACCACGTCAATGAATGACTGAGGGAAAAACGAGTTCAGCGTTCCAAGGGTCATTGCACTTTCGGCACTGCAAACACAAAGCCCAAATATGAATGCATCTGTTGTGTGCACGTTGTTATCAGACCCATAATGGATTTCTCAACTTCTAAGCCTGCCCCCGCCTATTGCGACAGGCTCTGACTGCGTGTCCCAAATGCACCCTTTTATCTATGCAGTGCACTTGGTTTTAACCCTGATCATTGCTCAATGTTGTGTACTATAAAGGGAACAAGGGTGATGTCTTGACAAAGGAACTGATTCACCTCGGCAACTGAGCGATAGAGGCACACTGCAGCAACTCTGTTCCCTTTAAGTGAACAACACTGCAGACGGGTTTCCCATGATTCATCAGTCTTGACTGCGCTTGTCTGGCACGGTGGAACAAATCGAAGAATCACGGAAGTACCAGTCCTGCCCATGTGCAGGCAGCCTGAAGCTTGCTGTTTGATGGGTGTCTGGTACTTCCCTAATCCTAAAGCCAGGTACGTGACAGTGTGGCAGGTCACGATCTCCCCACCCAACCTGCACTGCAACGCTGCTGTGGGCTCCTCCCACACGGACTCCATGATGAAACGCCCAGTGCATTCTACCCACACAACAATGAAAATTGGTGGAAGCAAGTATGTTAATGGTTCCACAGATTGAAGGTGGTTCCTATTCAGAAGTGACCTTGGTCTTATGTATTCTGGGGACCATATGTGGGTTGGACACATGGCACATCTGAAACATGCAATAACCTTCACTACGAGGAACTCCGCTGTCGAGTCTGTTAGTCAGGAGTTCAGTAGATATTTCCTAtctgacacattttttattccctatattgttaatgtgtgtttttgcttaGGCTGGAATATTATCAGGACCACCTTTTCAAACATTTGCTACCCTGCTTGTGCTTGCCATACTCCTTGTCATGCCATCGATACTGACTAGACAAAGAGCGGCGCAATCTGCCCCCAGGCTATAATGGACCCAATTCCATATTTacttttcactttgtcattgaCATCCACAGGAAAACCTACAGAATGTGAACATGTGATTGGCTTCATCCTAGGTGGAGGAAGCAGACGACTGGCTGCGTCATGGTAACCCCTGGGAGAAGGCCCGCCCGGAGTTCATGCTGCCAGTACACTTCTATGGCAGAGTGGATGAGTCTAAAGATGGGTCCAAGTGGGTGGATACACAGGTAGACATGTTTTTGTTAGTTTTCATTAGTCCTCAGATAATTGTTGGTCTCTGATTTCTTAATACAATGTGATGCTTGTGTTATGGCAACTTGACTGTGGACATGATGTTTTAGAGCGATTGAATTCAGTGGATTAATGAACGAAATACGGAAATATTGTTGTGAAGTAAAACATCTGGATTTGTACGTGCAGGGAGGTTACCTCAGTCAACCTtgctaaattatattttgattttaattcatttattaacCCACCTGAGGCAGTTGCTAGAGCGTGATGACTCAATCCCCTGCTGACGAAGCCACCCCTACCGTGGCGATGCTTAACCAATACGCATCCGTGGAGCTCCCGGGCCCCACCTCAGTCAGCAGCCCTGTTAAGACTCAAACCTAGACTCTGGTGGACAGCTTGGCACTACAAAAGTGTAGACTGCTGCGCCACCCGATGGATCGTCATAGCAACTTGAGCTTTATCCGTTTGCGATCGTCCCACATTTTCATGAATAGATGTTAATAGCCCGTTTGTTAATCCCCCCCCCGTGTCTTGGCCGTTTTCTCCAGGTGGTGCTGGCCATGCCATATGACACGCCCATCCCCGGGTATATGAACAACACGGTGAACACCATGAGGCTGTGGTCTGCACGCGCTCCCAACGACTTCAACCTGAAGGACTGTGAGTACCCAGACTGGGGCCGTGTTCAGGGGTGACCTTCTGTCTGATGAAACAACCCAGGCTGATCATCTTTTTAATTCTGCCGGCATCTTCATTTATGGGAGCACATAACCCAGAGTGTGGGGGACTgttatgtttgtctgtgtacaaTAAGCTCAACACACTCAAGTTAGAATCACAAAGGCCTGGATTCTATCTAATTTCTAATTCTGTGTTCTCATCCTAGTCAATGTTGGAGATTATATCCAAGCTGTCCTGGACAGGAATCTGGCAGAGAATATTTCTCGTGTGCTCTACCCCAACGATAATGTAAGCTCCATGTTGGCCACCTAGGTGGAATTGCGGACGTGGcgcgcacgcactcacacatatgcgcacacacacttgtttttttttgggggcgACCAAAATCTATTTACATTTCTGTAGCCCTTAACCTCACAAGGATGGTAAAACCtgtacacaaacatgcattcaTTTCTTTTAACTTAAATTCCCAATTGCTCCTCTACCTGTAGTTCTTTGAGGGGAAGGAGCTGCGTCTAAAGCAGGAGTACTTTGTTGTGGCGGCCACCCTGCAGGACATCATCCGACGCTTCAAGACCTCGAAGAGGGCCTCCACTGGCCGTGTTTCCTTTGAAAACTTCCCAGAGAAAGTCAGTTATTTATTGATTAGACGATGTAATCACGAAGTGTCTTACGATAGGCTGATTATTTGGATGGGTCGGTTTATTGACGGCTTTGCTTCATTGGTCGTGTTGAAAGGTGATTGGTCGTGTTGACAGGTGATTGGTCGTGTTGACAGGTGGCCATCCAATTGAACGACACTCATCCTGCCATGGCCATTCCAGAGCTCATGAGGATCTTCGTGGACATAGAGAAACTTCACTGGGACACGGTGTGTTGGATCAAAACTGTATTCATACCCATACATGTACTTCTATCTGTGTGCTACTTAATGACAGTGTGGAATTTGTTAACAAACCCGTTCCTCTCGTCGCAGGCATGGTCCATCACCAAACGGACCTTTGCATACACCAACCACACGGTGCTACCTGAGGCTCTGGAACGTTGGCCTGTGGAGCTTCTGGAGACCCTGCTGCCCAGACATCTGCAGATCATCTACAGAATCAACCAGGTCCACCTGGATGTATGTATGAGATGTTCAATAGATCTTCTACGTGACCAACCATGTCTGGATGTAGAAATGTATTGATGGCTCAAAAGTTTGGGTCATTTAAACTTTTGCCAGACAACTTGGAGGCATGGAAAGGTGAAGTGTCATTGTTTATCTAACATTGGAACGCCACGTTTAAAATCTGTAGCCTTAATCCACATTCTTCGGACACTGGACGACGATGTGTGAATTGACACCAGTTGTGTGTTTCTCAGGTTGCTATACATTCTGTTGTATTCCAGGAGATTGCAGCTCTGTTCCCAGGGGACCTGGATCGGTTACGTAGAATGTCCCTGGTCGAGGAGGACGGAGGAAAGCGGATCAACATGGCCCACCTGTGCATTGTAGGATCCCATGCTGTCAATGGAGTTGCTGAGATACACTCCAACATCATCAAAACAGAAGTGTAAGATGAGGCCTCGTTAGGTTGTTTTCAGGACGCACAAACCTATAAGACACTTGAAAAATGAGTTAAACGGAGAGGTTGTTTCCAGTGATAAAAATTGGTTTCTCGTTGGTTCTGGTTTTTGTTACGTCTGCCCGACCAGACATGAACCAACTGTCTCAACTTGGACTGTAGCAGGGTCTGCCCATTCAGTAACTCCTCATGTTGTACAACTTGTATTCCTTTGCTTTGAAAGGTTCCGAGACTTCCATGAATTAGAACCCAAGAAGTTCCAGAACAAGACCAATGGGATCACTCCTAGACGCTGGCTCCTCCTTTGTAATCCGGGTTTGGCTGAGCTCATCGCTGAGGTTTGATCGGCAACTTTGGCAATTTTTACGTTTACTCTTTGTATAGGAACCATGCCTATCTACTCTCTGACATTGGCATTTTACTGTCTCTTTGATTTTGAAGGCCAGTTTCTAGACAATTTTGTctagttaatttgtttacatgtttCTAGGCCATCGGTGAGGAATATGTGAAAGACCTCAGTCAGTTAAAGAAGCTCAACAAGCTGGTGGATGATGATGCTTTCATTAGAGATGTCTGTAAAGTCAAGCAGGTAAGGGCAAGTGAACAAACACATGCCAGAACTTGTACTTCTGGCTGTTTCAAAGGCAGGGACCTGAGCAAAAAAGGGGCAACATTGTTCATATTCACCCAATTTTTGTGTTGTGGCATTCAAACGCATGTCTATCTGCCTCAGTGTCTTATTTTAAAAGTCTTTAAGATTGGGTCCAACCGTCAGGACGTGTCTGGTACACTTCTGCAACAGTGGCATTCTCCTCAATACTCTTTCAGTTAACTCTGCTCTCTTTCCCTGCTTTTTACCAGTAAGCCAAAATGGCTGAAAATCAAAAATCTAAGTATTTCTGGCAACGCTAACATGGCAACAATCCTACCTGAAGGCTACCATGTCAGTTTCCATAAACACAACTGTCTTGTGATCACAGACAGTGATGTTACCCTGCAAAACAGAGATGCACAACCATCAAGATGCTCTCAATGATGCGTTTCTAGGACATTTTGAAGGTCTTAACCGCCAATGCCCAATCTTTTCTGCCTCTTCTGCGCTCTCACTCCCCTTCTGCCTGTCAATGTGGCGTGCCCTTGCCTGTAGTCTGGGAAATGGTTGTCCTGGTAACACCCTGCCAGGTCTCTGATCAGGCCTACCTCTCCCTTCTGACGTAGCGTTGGCACCGCCCGACGTCCTGTCCCATTGTTAGGAGTGTCATGTCCTCATTTAAAACCGCAATCCAGTGGCCTCGGAgtcagtgcatgtgtgtgcgtattTGGAGAGCGCACACCGTTTTCACCACTGATTTCCGTGTGCGTTCCGTGTGTTTTCTGTCCTCAGGATAACAAGGAGAAGTTTTCCCAGTACCTGGAGAACGAGTACAAGGTGAAGATCAACCcgtcctccatgtttgatgtccACGTCAAGAGGATTCATGAGTACAAGCGGCAGCTGCTCAACTGCCTCCACGTCATCACCATGTACAACCGTATGTGCTGTTCTGGGTCGCATCCTGAATGAAACCTTGTTCCCTATTATTATGCACTACTTCGCACCAGGGCATGGGGCTCTGCAGTGTGCCGTCTAGTAaacaggttgccatttgggTCTTACTTTATCAGTACCTTGGTGGAGGTTGCCGATCAAATATGACGACAAGCCCGAGTTAGAAGCGTGAATTCCTTTGTAAACAGATGGCGCTTAAATTTGAGgacattttgtgtgtttctgtcacaAAAAGGCATCAAGAAGAACCCAAACGCACCCTTTGTTCCTCGGACGGTGATCATTGGCGGCAAGGTATGTTTGTGACTTGGGTGTCTCACTTCCTTCAAACCCTTTGGTTTATAGGGACCAGCTTTCTGGTGATGTTCCTCCTATGGGTTTTCAGGAGGAGTTAAGGTGTAGTCTCTCATTGCGGATATTCtagttttattttgttcattaattTGCAAATTTTAAATGGATTGGTCACAGAATGGGTTACATACTCATCTCCTATAGGTTTTTTTTAAGGAGGCTGGGCGTGAGGAAGCAAGAAATCAAGCCAATGCTCTTATTGGTTCTCCcaagaaatagaaaaatgttGAGAGCCTTTGTCGCCCCCTGCAGGCTGCCCCAGGGTACCACATGGCCAAGATGATCATCAAACTGATCACGACCGTGGGAGAGGTGGTCA
This window contains:
- the pygl gene encoding glycogen phosphorylase, liver form is translated as MAAPLTDQEKRKQISIRGIVGVENVAELKKGFNRHLHFTLVKDRNVATPRDYYFALAHTVRDHLVGRWIRTQQFYYETDPKRVYYLSLEFYMGRTLQNTMINLGLQNACDEAIYQLGLDMEDLEEMEEDAGLGNGGLGRLAACFLDSMATLGLAAYGYGIRYEYGIFNQKIKEGWQVEEADDWLRHGNPWEKARPEFMLPVHFYGRVDESKDGSKWVDTQVVLAMPYDTPIPGYMNNTVNTMRLWSARAPNDFNLKDFNVGDYIQAVLDRNLAENISRVLYPNDNFFEGKELRLKQEYFVVAATLQDIIRRFKTSKRASTGRVSFENFPEKVAIQLNDTHPAMAIPELMRIFVDIEKLHWDTAWSITKRTFAYTNHTVLPEALERWPVELLETLLPRHLQIIYRINQVHLDEIAALFPGDLDRLRRMSLVEEDGGKRINMAHLCIVGSHAVNGVAEIHSNIIKTEVFRDFHELEPKKFQNKTNGITPRRWLLLCNPGLAELIAEAIGEEYVKDLSQLKKLNKLVDDDAFIRDVCKVKQDNKEKFSQYLENEYKVKINPSSMFDVHVKRIHEYKRQLLNCLHVITMYNRIKKNPNAPFVPRTVIIGGKAAPGYHMAKMIIKLITTVGEVVNNDPVVGSKLKVIYLENYRVSLAEKVIPATDLSEQISTAGTEASGTGNMKFMLNGALTIGTMDGANVEMAEEAGMENMFIFGMRVEDVAAMDVEGYDAMAYYKRIPELKLAIDHIKSGYFCPKTPELFKDITNMLFNHDRFKVFADYEAYIKSQEEVSRLYQNPKEWTKMVIKNIAASGKFSSDRTITDYAKEVWGVEPTDLKIPPPNEPREALQETARTLKK